Genomic DNA from Ictidomys tridecemlineatus isolate mIctTri1 chromosome 6, mIctTri1.hap1, whole genome shotgun sequence:
TGAGCCCCTgcctctcaaaaaataaaacaaaaatagaacaaaataaaacaaaaactacctCCTGTGATAATGCAGGCAGGTCCAGAGGTGAAATCAGACCGTGAGCTACGTGAGAGCCGTGACCCATCAGTGCAGTGACCCTTTTGGGGGACTCATAATTTGGAAGGGGCTGATATCACGACTCTTGTTCTGCACGTGCgctcctgtccctgctccctgACTGCTGTGGGTGCAGTGCCATTCTGCCCCACCGCAGGCACGTCCTGACCAGACTGCAGGGTTATGAGCAAAGGAAGGACGCTGTGCTCCACACCACAGAGCCCAGCAGGAGGACACTGGTGGGGCCCAGGCAGAGCGAGCTCTGAGCCACATGGCCCCTGGAGCAAGAGGGAATCCACGCACTCTAGAATGCTTCTCTCTGCAGCTCCCAACGTGGGAGCTTTCCTCTTTGGCATTTCATAAACAGGAAGGGCACATACTGGAAGAGCTGAGGGCTACGTGTGCCCGACCCAGGGGGACAGCCTGAGGAGGGTCTCTGGAGGTAACTAAGGTTACAGGTAGTTGTAGGGGGAAGTCCTGACCAGCGGGACTTCGGTcctggaagagaaagaaggacagACATCATGTCTCTGAAAGGCAAAGGACGGCCACTGCAGCTCAGGAGGGCTGTGGCGGGAGCCTCGAGTGCCTGCTCTCAGGCCTCCTGCTGCTAGAACCCAGGAAACAGCTCCTATGCCGGGGGCAGATCAGCCTGTGGCAGCTGAGCAGGCCCCTGCACAAGCTGTGAGAGCTGGAAAACAGTCAAACCAAACCCTGCTTCTAAAAAGACACCCTAAGTGAGCCCAGCACTCCAATCACATGAAGATTCAGATTTAATGAAAACAGACACATCTTAGAAGATAACAACTCAAAATATCCTTTTTATAGAAAGAGCTACAAAAAGTCACAAACATGGCCTCTGTGACAACACTGGGGAAGCAGAGCGAGCTGCGGGCCCCAGGCCTCCCTCAGGAGCCCCAACGCTGCCACCACTCACAGAGCGCCAAGGGGCTCAGGATGCTCAGGGTGTGGGCAAACTGGTCTTAGCACCCTGGGAAGGCACCCAGAAGGTTCCAGCTGCAGAGCTGACTGCAGCCCAAGACAGCTGCAGATGAGAGCCACTCTCTGCCCAGAGGTCCTGCAAGCCTCAGCACACCGTCGACAGCGGAGGGAATGGGTTTTGCTTGCTGACAACTAGCTTCTGATGCTGATGGGATATGTAGCCTTTAATGTGACcctggaggagagaaaagaggaccTGGTTTGCACTTCCGAACCCAAATCACAGCCAAGGTGCCGGGCATGAGCAGTCTGCAGCAGTCCTGGCGCAGCTCAGCTGATGGGGGCAAGCACCACCCACCCTCATGCCCAAGGGCCCTGTGGGTGGTATTTCTACGACAAAATACCTTTGCAAAGGCAAAAGGCTGCTCACTAAATTCACCACCACCACATGAAGGCTCTGAATTCCAGATCACCCTACTGGGAGCAGCTGCGAGGCCCACGTACCATGTATATCAGGTTGGCCAGGATGCACTGCACTTCATCTATGTCCACGTCCTCCACATGCATGAACTTCAGGGCGACCAGGAAGGCCTCCAGAGACAGCTGGTGTGTTCTGAGCAGCAGATACCTGCAAGAGGGAAGACAGGACACTGCAGCTCCCGACAATGGGCTACTTCAAAGGCCAGGAGGAGGCCTGGGAGCCAGACAGAGAGGCATTTTGCAATGAACCAGGGTTCAGAAGGAATAAAGCATGTTTCCACTTACTAACTATATATATTCTGAAACACCAGTCTACAAATAAGACTATGAAATATAATCTGACTTTCCTATTtgaagcctgtaatcccagtggcttgggaggctgaggcaggaggatctcaagttcaaaaccagcctcagcaaaagtgaggcactaggcaactcagtgagaccctgtctctaagtaaaatacaagatagggctgaggaagtggctcagggatcaagtgcccttgaattcaatccctggtactccttgtggaaaaaaaaataaaacctgctaGTACAAACAGAACATTTACACACTTGGTGACTCTCTCGCTGAGGCTGAGGTTCTTACTGTCAGTGGCTCTGACACCAGGATGTGCCTGCCCATCCTGCAGGCTCAGGTGATGCCATTTTTGACAGCCTACCCACACTGGAGGAAGGTCGGCCTTGTCTGAAGCCTAACCTCGAGAGCCTATGGCTATAGGCCCCAGAAGAGCAGCCCTGGTATCTCCCCTGTGACACACCAGTCACCACGAGGCTGGCTGGCTGCCCTCCGAGACAGGAGCAGTGGGCGCCGTGCTGCCCACAGGGCAAGGCTGCCACCACTCCCGAGCCAGGCCTGAGCCGGTGTGGCAGTGAGCCCCAGGTGTGTCCCCCACCACCTGCCCGGGCGTGCGCCCTGCTCACACTTTCTTGAAGAGGTTCCGGTAGGTGATGATCTTGAGCTTCTCGAGGATGAGGAAGATGCCACAGCGGATGAAGAAGGTCTCATGCCTCGCCAGCGCCTCGTTGAGCAGGAGCAGGTTGCCCTCGCTGGTGGGGCAGGCCGGGAGAGAGTCAACGCCACCCTCATGGGCAGTGCGCGACCTCTGCCCACTGGCTCCTGCAGGAAGAGGGGGACCTACCTGACAGCTCGGGTCACGTCGGCAAACTGCATGAGGTGGTACTTCCTCAAGAGCTCCACCGTCGGCATGTGGCCCTAGGACAGAGAGTTAGCTCCCCACAGGCGCTGCCACTCCAGCAGCCTGTCCTCAGGGACAGTCATCTGAGTCAATCAAGCCCCGTTCCTTACAACTCCTGAAGCAGCTGACGGAGGATTAAACACATCAGGGCATAGGAAGGAAAGTAAAAACCAGGAGACCTGGGAACCGCAGGAGGGCAACCTTCTATGTGTCTTATCACTTAGGATAAATGGACACCAGGAAACGCACTGGACTTAGAAGGACGTCACCCCTGCTCTCCACAGGAGGGCGGGAATGGGGAGGGCGTGGCAGCACAGCTGCTGTCACCACAAAGCACCCTGGGCAACGCCACTTTCATCCAGATGTGGAAGGAGGCTCCCCACTGTGGGCAGTGCCACCCGACTCCTCAGGCGGGCTCTTCTGTTGAGACCCCCCAGGCAGACTGCAAGTGCACTCTGCTTTCTTGCTTAGCCCTCTGCTGTGCACCGAGGCCCTCGGGGAGGAATGAAAACGGCACACACTTGTTTCATGTCTAGTGTGAACGCTGGGGCTTGTCACTGCTGGGAGATAAACACAGCAAAGCTCTGCTGGGAGGGCCTGGAAGTGCTGGCTCGGCCCACCTGGCACCCTTGCAAGCCCACAGGGCTGCAGAGGAACAGCCGCTCACCAACAGCATCTTCACGGGGAGCAGGTAGATCAGGATCATCCTCTTGTTCTTCTGGCTGGAGCGATGGCAGTGTTCAAAGGCGAACGACAGGTACTCCTCAGCTGTGGAGAGCCGGCCAGGTCAGTCCGGAGGCCAGGCCGCCATGGCCCAGCCCCTCCAGCTCCCACCCCCTGCGAGGCTTGAAGCCAGGCGAGCGTTCTCATTTCAGTGCCGCGAAGCCCGTGGCCCAGCGTAGCCTGGCTACACTCCTTCCCCAGCAGTTCTTCTTAAGCATGTCCCGTGACTCCAGAGCCCCAGGAAGGCTGGGCAGGCCTGTGGCGTGGAGGGTAGTGCAGGAAGGGACTGGTGGGAACCACACAGTCAGCCCGGAAAGCCCGACACGGGAAGACAGAGGTCCGAGGCAGACGAGCCACCCACGGCCCAGCAGATGCTCAGCACCACCCCTGAAGCTCGCGTGCAGCTCAGAGCCTCGCGTGCGCCTTCCTGAAGACGACAGTGCGTGAGCACTGGCCGTGGGCTGGCGAGGTGCTGTCCTGTGTCTCATGGAAGTCGGAGCTGAACGGCTAGACGCTGGAATACCAAGAAGCCTCTTCCACTGGGGTTCACCTGCTGACTGCACAGCACTGTGTCCTAAGTGGGGACTTGTCAGAAAGCTGGACGAGCTGGAGGAGCACAGACCCCTCCCCGGCCTGCAGCTAAGGTGGCAGGACAGGACCTGGGGGGCCTGTGATGTGAACGTGGCTCAGGAACTGGGGAGCCAGGGGTTCACACAGAAGCACACGGCCTGCCACAGCAGTCTTTCCTGGACAGCACCAAGTCCCCACCCAATGGCCCAGAGACCCTCAGAACCAGGAGGACCCATCTGACACAGACTCCCTCGCTGGGCGGCAGACCCTGGCCCAGGAGGTCTGCACTGAGCACCTCTGCCTCCACTCGTGAGCAACACGCCGTGCCTGGCAAAATCAACTTCCACTCTACACGGGGAGCAAGACTGCCATGGCCAGGAGCTGAGCCCACAGGAGCCCTACAGGGTTATGAAGCCTGCACATCCCACAGCCTGACATCAGACAATGGCCACTGCCCCAGAGATGTGCTACCGTACCAATGCCCCAGACAACCAAGTCCAAATCCCCAGGGCACAGTAACGCATTTCTAACAATCCACTGTGATTTTCTGCTGTCATCCAGGGCACTTCAGATGTTTTGCACAAAACCTCTATTTTACTTAGAGCCAAAGACACCTCGAGAGGTATGAGCACctgaaatcataattgaagaaATGTGTGGCCAACAACCAAGACACTCTGAATACTCCCTCTTTCCATAAGCAATGTGGTCACAAGAAGCTGTGAGAATGTCTCACGCTTCAGGCTTCATCCAGTTCAACGCACCAAGGGCAGCAGGAATTcccagcagagccaggggagccAAGACCGAGGGCCACCAGGCAGAAGACAGGCTAGCACAGGCTTCTGAGGCACACAGAGCAGCTCTGCATCCAAAACCCAGCCTCTGGGACGCTTGGGTCTTTACAGAAGACGAAGGAGTTGGGTGAGCAGCTTGAGGAACGCTCCATCTGTCAGGGTCCTAGACAAGGGCCACCTGGCACTGCTACCAGTAATCACTGCTGGCTCCTGGGTATCCAAAACTGCTGCTCAGTGAACCTCAGAGGAGGCCCACGTGGCTGCCCTGGTAGAACCCAAGGCAATGTGACTGAAAGTGCCTCCCTGATGCTCCTATTTTAAGGGGAAAACAGAGACAAGGGAAGACCCCAGGAAGCCCTTCCTCAGAGGCTACTGAAACGTGGAAAACTGAAAAGCTCGCCCACAGAAGCCCAGGACTGACTCCACAGACCAGGGTATGAGAGTGCTGCTGCTGCCTGTGGCCTGCAGGATGCTGTGCCCTGGACTCTCGGGTGTGAGAGGAAGTGTTGACAGTTCCAAAGTGTGCCTTGGGCACCCAGAAGACATGGTGGGCAGAAGACACGGCAAGGGGCCTGAAAAAGTGCTTCTGTCCAAGAAGGCACTGGGGCGCGAGTGCCGTCCCACGCAGCCTCTGTGAAATCTGGCCTGTGCCCAGGGCCCCCAATGCTCGCTGGGCTGGGCTGCAGCCAGGCGGAGTGCCACCCTGGTGGCCTCTGCCTGCAGGGCACAACCTGCACGCACCAGAGacaaaggcaaagagagaaaactGGAGAAAGTCACACTCAGCTGCCTCAGAAAGGACGTCCCCAAGGACGGAGAGACTAGGAGCTTCTCTGAAGCAAGCCCCGGCAGCCAGGCTGGCCAGTGCCCGCCAGGGAGAGCAGAGCTCACCTTGCTTAAAGTCACTGTCGAACATGGCCTTGCGTCCAACGTAGTACTTGTACGTCACCCTCTGGGCAGTGCTGTAATCGTCTCTCAGGTTGGAGCTGTCGATGGCTCTAATCAGGGGTTTACACAAATGGAGTTTGTTGATCTATAACAAATAACAGTCCGTCACAAATGTCTGTTTACAACAACAGCCACAGCAGGCAGGTGGGAGAACCAACCGCCTCCTGGAAGCCCTGAGGCCATGGCTGCAGGGAGCTGCAGCTGCAGCAGCTGCCAAGGGAGGAAGGCCACGCTGGCAGGAGCTTCTAGGTCAGACCTATGGCCCCTGGAGTGGGGGAACAAGGCCAGCCACGGGCATTCCGAGGGCCCTCACTGGCTGGCTCTGGGCAGTAAGGATGTGTTAGCCTCCAGCCCACTCTCGCCCACGCCCATCTCAGAGCTGCCACCGCCCCGGAGGGCCCAGCGCTGCCAGGAGGGCCTCTGGCTGGGAGTACAGGCCTCCCGGGGCTCTCTTAAGTCAGACACTGGAGAAGCACGTGGCAGGGCCGGCCCTGAGAACCACGGATGTGGCCCCGCCCCTCCCATGCGTGATAGGTGGGCTGGCTGACCACGGACTGCGACAGAGGCATAACGGGGAGACGGAAGGGATTCACAGAGACTCCAGCAGAAGCATACCTTAAAGTAGATCTTAAACAACTGATTCACCAGGAACAGCATCCCCCACTTCTTAGAGTCCTCTATGCCAGCACGACTGTGGGAAGATGAAGTTCTTAACGTCACAGAGGAAACAGTCACAAGTCACAGAACAAGCTGCCTGAGGGCTGACAGCGGTCACGTTCACCAGACATCTAACAGGTGACACTAAAAAGGCAGCCTGCAGCACTACATCAGAGCTCCTGCCGGGAGCTTTTCTGAAGGTGAGAAGCATCTTCTCTTGTCACTAGGACAGAATGAACTCCTGAAGGCACAGGGGCCTCCTGAGGTGTCTCAGCTGGCACAAAAGCTCCCTGGGTCCCCGAGCATGGTGGAGGCAGCACTGGGGGCACAGCAGCCTGGcccggggtgggggaggcagagggCTGCATGGGCTCCATGCAGACCTGCCCTGCACATCCACCTCAAGGGACAAGGagaaaccccagcccctgaggcaaCTGCACCATGTGCCAAGAGACTGTGAAACAAGACGATGGAGACAGATCAAAAGAGGGTGTGTGAGACAAGAGCAGAGAGTTCACAGAAGGGTGGCGTCCCTGAGGGCCCTTCCAGTGTCGTGGGGTGTTTTAACATTCAGCCGTGCACCATCTCTCTGCAGCGCTTCCCCTGCCACACAGCTTGTCCAGGGGGCGCCAGAGCGAGGCCCGGTGGAGGGCTGTCGGAAATGCCAACCCAAGAGCGAGGCGTGGGACAGAAGACACGCTGCTCGTGGGCAGGGGAACAGGCTGCTCCAGGACCTATGTGCCCACCAGCAACGCTGAGCGTAGCAGCACTGTCGGCCTGTGGGACGGCACCTGGTGGGCTGCTACGACAGCTCTCCCTGGGCTCTGACCATGACAGGGCTGTGGCCTGCAGAAGAGGCCTTTGCTCTTTGGGTTTCCCTCCAAGTGTGACAGGAGAGAAGGGCAACACCATCACTTCAAAACCTCGGCCAGGCAGCCAGGCAGCGAGCAGAGTGTCCTGCGAGGCACCAGGTCAACCGCCTCTGGCCGCTGCCCTCTTCTGGATGCAGCCAGGGGGAACTGCAGGGCCACCTGGTGACTCTGAGGTGCCACTGGCCCTCTGAGGAAGCTGAGGTTCCCAGAGCCCTCGCCCACCAGGGACACAGCCTCTCCTAACCTCTCCTTGCCATCTCTGACCAGAGCACCCCGGGGATGGAGTGGCAGCTCGCTGTGGCCTGGCCTAGCAACCTGCATGAGTTCCCCGCCATTTGCAGATCTTCTTTGGaagatttttctaatattttgtccTTCAAACCCGTTTCTTTTTACTGTTGACTGCAGCAGTTCTCTGTGTGTGCCAGACACGAGACCCGCAGTAGATATCTGCAGATTCCCCCACGTTAAGGTGGCTGTTCACTGTTGGGACAGTGTCCTCTACAGCACAAGTTCTCATCCACGCCAGGCCCGCCACGTGAGGCCCCTTCAGCTGCTAAACTCTGGGCGTCCCACCTGAGAAGCCACTGCCTCGTCAAAGGCACCCAGCCTTGAGGATCACCACCGAGTGCTCATCGAGCTCCAGGTGCGAGGGGCACCCTGGTGTGAGGTGAAGCAACACACCCCAATTCACCATCAGACCAGAGCCGTCTTCAGGTACAGGGAACGAGGAGCGGGGTGCCATGAGGGTTTGTGAGCAGGCCTTGCCAGGGGCCCTGGGTGGGAGTCCTGCG
This window encodes:
- the Pcid2 gene encoding PCI domain-containing protein 2 isoform X2; protein product: MASPEEKCQQVLEPPYDEMFAAHLRCTYAVGNHDFIEAYKCQTVIVQSFLRAFQAHKEENWALPVMYAVALDLRVFANNADQQLVKKGKSKVGDMLEKAAELLMSCFRVCASDTRAGIEDSKKWGMLFLVNQLFKIYFKINKLHLCKPLIRAIDSSNLRDDYSTAQRVTYKYYVGRKAMFDSDFKQAEEYLSFAFEHCHRSSQKNKRMILIYLLPVKMLLGHMPTVELLRKYHLMQFADVTRAVSEGNLLLLNEALARHETFFIRCGIFLILEKLKIITYRNLFKKVYLLLRTHQLSLEAFLVALKFMHVEDVDIDEVQCILANLIYMGHIKGYISHQHQKLVVSKQNPFPPLSTVC